From a single Brassica napus cultivar Da-Ae chromosome C9, Da-Ae, whole genome shotgun sequence genomic region:
- the LOC106410969 gene encoding adenylyl-sulfate kinase 1, chloroplastic, protein MIAAGAKSMLGLLIASPKGVSDSNSRSVGVLRACVSMEGSQTMSHNKNGSIPELKAVNGHTGQKQGPLSTVGNSTNIKWHECPVEKVDRQRLLDQKGCVIWVTGLSGSGKSTLACALNQKLYQKGKLCYVLDGDNVRHGLNRDLSFKAEDRAENIRRVGEVAKLFADAGIICIASLISPYRIDRDACRSLLPEGDFVEVYMDVSLEVCEARDPKGLYKLARAGKIKGFTGIDDPYEPPLNCEISLGQEGTGTSPIEMAETVVAYLEHKGYLNA, encoded by the exons ATGATTGCTGCCGGAGCTAAATCGATGCTGGGTCTTTTAATTGCATCGCCCAAAGGAGTTTCCGACAGCAATTCGAGATCTGTCGGTGTTCTTCGTGCCTGCGTTTCCATGGAAGGATCCCAAACGATGAGCCATAACAAAAACGGATCTATTCCTGAGCTTAAAGCTGTTAATGGCCACACAG GACAAAAACAAGGACCGTTGTCTACGGTCGGAAACTCGACGAACATAAAGTGGCATGAGTGTCCTGTCGAGAAAGTTGATAGACAGAGGTTGCTTGACCAGAAGGGATGTGTGATTTGGGTCACTGGTCTTAGTGGTTCAGGGAAGAGCACTTTGGCTTGTGCTTTGAACCAGAAGTTGTACCAAAAGGGAAAGCTTTGTTATGTTCTTGACGGTGATAACGTAAGGCATGGTTTAAACCGTGATCTCAGCTTTAAAGCGGAAGATCGTGCCGAGAACATTCGTAGAGTCG gAGAGGTTGCTAAGCTTTTCGCTGACGCTGGGATCATCTGCATTGCAAGTTTAATTTCTCCTTACAGAATAGACAGGGACGCTTGTCGGTCTTTGCTTCCTGAAGGAGACTTTGTTGAG GTGTACATGGATGTATCGCTTGAGGTTTGTGAGGCTAGGGATCCAAAGGGTCTCTACAAGCTTGCTCGTGCAGGAAAGATCAAAGGTTTCACCGGGATTGATGATCCTTATGAGCCACCATTGAATTGCGAG ATTTCTCTAGGTCAAGAAGGAACAGGAACTTCACCGATCGAAATGGCGGAAACAGTCGTTGCGTACTTAGAACACAAGGGTTACCTTAATGCataa
- the LOC106410027 gene encoding transcription factor bHLH84-like isoform X2: MEAMGEWSTGLGGMYTDEADFMNQLLASYDQPCGVSSPETTAPAAAYHPQNAHLTGGFCFSQESSSYSAGHSGYYAVMPPREENNNGMEDVTINTNLYLVGEEMCECEVAEYSAKSLLPLETVEENQDDNKRSLETEDDQKLFNACESSKKRSRAITTDKNKRASKTRKTKKIVEMSDANNNCGGEVQTEKAGGKRNTKALKIQKTCYSDDEANGGDTSSCKEGGEDCKALNLNGKTRASRGAATDPQSLYARKISYVRLKTKTKPDLMTVQKRRERINERLKILQNLVPNGTKVDISTMLEEAVQYVKFLQLQIKLLSSDDLWMYAPIAYNGMDIGLDMKLNSLI, from the exons ATGGAAGCTATGGGAGAATGGAGCACCGGCTTAGGCGGAATGTATACAGACGAAGCTGACTTCATGAATCAGCTCCTTGCCTCTTATGATCAACCTTGTGGCGTTTCGTCCCCAGAGACAACCGCCCCAGCCGCAGCATACCACCCCCAGAACGCTCATTTGACTGGCGGGTTCTGCTTCTCTCAGGAGAGCAGTAGCTACAGCGCGGGGCATAGTGGCTACTACGCGGTGATGCCACCGCGAGAAGAAAACAACAATGGGATGGAGGATGTGACGATCAACACGAACTTGTATCTGGTGGGTGAGGAGATGTGTGAATGTGAAGTGGCGGAATACTCCGCTAAGAGCCTTTTGCCTTTGGAGACTGTCGAAGAGAATCAGGATGATAATAAGAGGTCACTGGAGACGGAGGATGATCAAAAATTGTTCAACGCATGCGAGAGTTCCAAGAAGAGGTCGCGTGCCATAACAACTGAC aagaacaagagagcCAGCAAGACacgaaaaactaaaaaaatcgtGGAGATGAGTGACGCTAATAACAATTGCGGTGGAGAAGTACAGACGGAGAAGGCTGGGGGAAAGAGAAACACCAAAGCACTCAAGATTCAGAAAACTTGTTATTCGGATGACGAAGCAAACGGTGGAGACACTTCCTCCTGCAAAGAAGGTGGCGAAGACTGTAAGGCTCTAAACCTCAATGGCAAGACTAGAGCTAGCCGCGGTGCTGCCACAGACCCTCAAAGCCTCTACGCAAGG aaaatttcgTACGTAAGGctgaaaactaaaacaaaacccGATCTTATGACGGTgcagaaaagaagagagaggatAAACGAGAGGCTAAAGATTTTACAAAACCTCGTCCCTAATGGAACAAAG GTCGATATTAGCACGATGTTGGAGGAAGCAGTACAATACGTCAAATTTCTCCAGCTCCAAATTAAA TTGTTGAGCTCTGATGATTTGTGGATGTACGCGCCCATTGCCTACAACGGGATGGACATTGGCCTTGACATGAAACTCAACTCACTCATATGA
- the LOC106408899 gene encoding uncharacterized protein LOC106408899, which yields MRPRVSTQMNEELTKVVSEIEIKEAIFKINPTKAPGPDGMSALFFQKFWHVIKEQFVKEVQLFFEKGSLPREWNYTHLCLIPKTLEPKTISDLRPISLCSVIYKTVSKIMVKRLKPWMKELISNTQSAFVTERQIFDNITVAHEMIHSLDKLEDNAVDQMVVKTDMSKAYDRVEWSYLRSILCALGFDVRWINWIMKCVTSVTYSVLINDQAHGMISPQRGLRQGDSLSPLLFVLCTEGLSHLLRKAESERRIEGIKFGGFGPSVNHMLFADDCLFACKADDAQSSELRRVLTRYEGLTGQVINPEKSSIIFGKGVLEDNKIRVKHRLGIEAEGGGGKYLGLPEVLKGSKIKTFSYLKEFMSKKVSGWHARTLSQGGKEVLLKAVGTALPVHAMSVYKIPKMVISSLHSVMASFWWSNVEYKRKIHWMSWDKLCLPKEIGGMGFKDLECFNQALLARQGWRIIQFEDSLLAQVLKGKYFENDSFIKAQMGSKPSYAWRSLMYGRELLKKGLKHLIGDGRSVKVWSEPWIEDEGGLCRAPARKQISFDVNLGVSELIDYQKRRWNHERLGELFISGDVNILMLNQPAISEKDSWVWRFNKSGAYSVCSGYEVAFSNLHQELIKIQTELPSINPLKAKVWSLQAPSKIKIFIWKALSGSLSVLDNLRSRGMKCDLVCQTCGNEGESINHVLFSCTLARQVWAVSEFPTPQGGFHEDSVYQNMSYLITAWSDYREQCEITKIFPWTLWYLWKNRNSLLFEGFLFDGHQTYQKAYEEANLWLLAQNMEVGDTNGNDTHPGEHGDRWKPQEEGELKCNIGMRWKAKERIAGAVWVLRNASGEVLLHSRRSFGAVGSKDEAYFLSLAWAIESMFSHKCWKVYFVLEGGNLVNAINRPKAWPSFIFKVIEIKRLLREFLSWRIDRESYEANRGARLIADSAVHSSRFQSYVGRGFPRWLSHVFDNARVP from the coding sequence ATGAGGCCAAGAGTCTCAACTCAGATGAATGAGGAGCTGACAAAAGTGGTTTCCGAGATAGAGATCAAAGAAGCAATCTTTAAGATCAACCCAACTAAAGCGCCAGGCCCTGATGGGATGTCGGCTTTATTCTTTCAAAAATTTTGGCACGTAATCAAGGAGCAGTTTGTTAAGGAGGTTCAGTTATTTTTTGAGAAGGGTTCTCTGCCTAGAGAATGGAACTATACACATCTTTGTTTGATTCCAAAGACGTTGGAGCCAAAGACAATTTCTGACCTCAGACCTATTAGCCTCTGCTCTGTGATCTACAAAACAGTGTCAAAAATAATGGTGAAAAGATTGAAGCCATGGATGAAGGAGTTGATATCAAATACACAGTCTGCATTTGTAACTGAGCGGCAGATTTTTGATAACATCACCGTTGCTCATGAGATGATACATTCACTGGACAAGCTGGAGGATAATGCGGTGGATCAGATGGTCGTTAAAACAGACATGTCAAAGGCATATGATCGTGTGGAGTGGAGCTACCTTAGATCAATTTTATGTGCCTTGGGCTTTGATGTGCGCTGGATCAACTGGATTATGAAATGTGTTACTTCGGTAACATATTCGGTTCTCATAAACGATCAGGCGCATGGGATGATTTCTCCGCAAAGGGGTCTTAGGCAAGGGGATTCTTTATCTCCATTACTCTTCGTCCTCTGTACGGAAGGCCTATCTCATCTTCTAAGGAAAGCGGAAAGTGAAAGAAGAATTGAAGGAATTAAATTTGGAGGTTTTGGACCCTCAGTTAATCACATGTTATTTGCCGATGACTGTTTGTTTGCTTGTAAGGCTGATGATGCACAAAGCTCAGAACTACGGAGAGTACTCACAAGATATGAAGGACTGACTGGCCAAGTCATCAACCCTGAGAAGTCATCTATCATCTTTGGCAAAGGTGTTCTGGAGGACAATAAGATTAGGGTCAAGCATCGGTTAGGAATTGAAGCTGAAGGAGGTGGAGGTAAATATTTGGGTCTACCGGAAGTGTTAAAGGGCTCCAAAATCAAAACATTTTCCTATTTGAAGGAATTTATGTCAAAGAAGGTTTCGGGGTGGCATGCCAGAACACTATCACAAGGTGGGAAAGAGGTTCTGCTTAAGGCAGTTGGAACAGCTCTACCAGTGCACGCTATGTCGGTTTATAAAATTCCGAAGATGGTCATCTCCAGCCTACATAGTGTTATGGCGAGCTTCTGGTGGAGTAATGTTGAATATAAAAGGAAAATCCATTGGATGAGTTGGGATAAGCTATGCCTACCAAAAGAAATAGGGGGGATGGGATTTAAGGATTTGGAATGCTTCAATCAAGCGCTGCTAGCTAGACAAGGTTGGAGAATTATTCAATTTGAAGATAGTCTACTGGCCCAAGTTTTAAAAGGGAAATATTTCGAGAATGACTCTTTCATCAAGGCGCAAATGGGGAGTAAACCATCATATGCTTGGAGGAGCCTGATGTATGGGAGAGAATTGCTGAAAAAAGGCTTAAAACACTTGATAGGTGATGGAAGGAGCGTTAAGGTATGGTCTGAACCGTGGATAGAAGATGAAGGAGGTCTTTGTAGAGCTCCTGCGCGAAAACAGATAAGCTTTGATGTTAACCTTGGTGTGTCAGAGTTGATTGACTACCAAAAAAGAAGATGGAACCATGAGAGATTAGGGGAGCTCTTTATTTCTGGAGACGTCAACATTCTGATGCTAAATCAACCTGCAATTTCGGAAAAAGACTCTTGGGTTTGGAGATTCAATAAAAGTGGAGCCTATTCGGTGTGTTCTGGATATGAGGTGGCTTTCTCTAACCTTCATCAGGAACTGATCAAAATTCAAACTGAGCTCCCTTCTATAAATCCTCTGAAGGCTAAGGTTTGGAGTCTCCAGGCGCCatcaaaaattaagatatttatatgGAAGGCACTCTCTGGCTCCTTATCAGTGTTGGATAATCTTAGAAGTAGAGGAATGAAATGTGATTTGGTATGTCAAACATGTGGGAATGAAGGGGAATCTATTAATCACGTGCTTTTCTCTTGCACTTTAGCAAGACAAGTGTGGGCAGTGTCTGAATTCCCGACACCACAAGGAGGTTTCCATGAGGATTCTGTTTACCAGAATATGAGCTACCTTATCACAGCATGGTCAGATTACAGAGAGCAGTGTGAGATTACAAAAATTTTCCCTTGGACGTTGTGGTATCTAtggaaaaatagaaattctttgCTGTTTGAAGGATTTCTCTTTGATGGACACCAAACGTATCAAAAAGCGTATGAGGAAGCCAATCTATGGCTTCTAGCGCAAAACATGGAGGTGGGTGATACAAATGGAAATGATACCCATCCCGGAGAGCATGGGGATAGGTGGAAACCTCAGGAAGAAGGAGAACTTAAATGCAACATTGGTATGAGGTGGAAAGCAAAGGAAAGGATTGCAGGGGCCGTATGGGTTCTAAGAAATGCGAGCGGAGAAGTCCTGCTTCACAGTCGTCGGTCTTTTGGAGCAGTGGGATCAAAGGATGAGGCATACTTCTTAAGCTTAGCTTGGGCGATTGAAAGTATGTTCTCTCACAAGTGTTGGAAAGTCTACTTTGTTCTTGAAGGGGGAAATTTGGTAAATGCTATCAATAGGCCAAAAGCTTGGCCCTCCTTCATATTTAAAGTGATTGAAATCAAAAGGTTACTTAGGGAGTTTTTGAGCTGGAGAATTGATCGTGAGTCTTATGAAGCAAACAGGGGTGCTAGACTTATAGCTGATAGTGCAGTTCACAGCAGTAGATTCCAGTCTTATGTTGGTAGGGGTTTTCCTAGATGGCTGTCTCATGTTTTTGATAATGCCCGTGTTCCTTAG
- the LOC106410027 gene encoding transcription factor bHLH84-like isoform X1 yields the protein MEAMGEWSTGLGGMYTDEADFMNQLLASYDQPCGVSSPETTAPAAAYHPQNAHLTGGFCFSQESSSYSAGHSGYYAVMPPREENNNGMEDVTINTNLYLVGEEMCECEVAEYSAKSLLPLETVEENQDDNKRSLETEDDQKLFNACESSKKRSRAITTDKNKRASKTRKTKKIVEMSDANNNCGGEVQTEKAGGKRNTKALKIQKTCYSDDEANGGDTSSCKEGGEDCKALNLNGKTRASRGAATDPQSLYARKRRERINERLKILQNLVPNGTKVDISTMLEEAVQYVKFLQLQIKLLSSDDLWMYAPIAYNGMDIGLDMKLNSLI from the exons ATGGAAGCTATGGGAGAATGGAGCACCGGCTTAGGCGGAATGTATACAGACGAAGCTGACTTCATGAATCAGCTCCTTGCCTCTTATGATCAACCTTGTGGCGTTTCGTCCCCAGAGACAACCGCCCCAGCCGCAGCATACCACCCCCAGAACGCTCATTTGACTGGCGGGTTCTGCTTCTCTCAGGAGAGCAGTAGCTACAGCGCGGGGCATAGTGGCTACTACGCGGTGATGCCACCGCGAGAAGAAAACAACAATGGGATGGAGGATGTGACGATCAACACGAACTTGTATCTGGTGGGTGAGGAGATGTGTGAATGTGAAGTGGCGGAATACTCCGCTAAGAGCCTTTTGCCTTTGGAGACTGTCGAAGAGAATCAGGATGATAATAAGAGGTCACTGGAGACGGAGGATGATCAAAAATTGTTCAACGCATGCGAGAGTTCCAAGAAGAGGTCGCGTGCCATAACAACTGAC aagaacaagagagcCAGCAAGACacgaaaaactaaaaaaatcgtGGAGATGAGTGACGCTAATAACAATTGCGGTGGAGAAGTACAGACGGAGAAGGCTGGGGGAAAGAGAAACACCAAAGCACTCAAGATTCAGAAAACTTGTTATTCGGATGACGAAGCAAACGGTGGAGACACTTCCTCCTGCAAAGAAGGTGGCGAAGACTGTAAGGCTCTAAACCTCAATGGCAAGACTAGAGCTAGCCGCGGTGCTGCCACAGACCCTCAAAGCCTCTACGCAAGG aaaagaagagagaggatAAACGAGAGGCTAAAGATTTTACAAAACCTCGTCCCTAATGGAACAAAG GTCGATATTAGCACGATGTTGGAGGAAGCAGTACAATACGTCAAATTTCTCCAGCTCCAAATTAAA TTGTTGAGCTCTGATGATTTGTGGATGTACGCGCCCATTGCCTACAACGGGATGGACATTGGCCTTGACATGAAACTCAACTCACTCATATGA